The following are from one region of the Hyphomicrobium album genome:
- a CDS encoding polysaccharide pyruvyl transferase family protein, with translation MHLASFAGNIGDVANHAGARRMLGEHLDFALEYTELEIREFYWTKRPFDDAFVDYANTFDLLLIGGGNYFELWVERSATGTSIDISPQCLARLKVPTLFFAIGVDIGQGYSKATAQRFDDFISEVLARSDMFVCVRNDGSSKALCEVLGAARAQTIPVLPDGGFFAVPSPDVAAERPASRRIGINIAGDMLERRFNAELSAGEFLKELASACTTLLDADPTLGIDLRAHIWRDVALLAELMSLLPDRYLRRRIFVGQLVPSREGLDDFLDSYGAFDLVLGMRFHANVCPLGMGVPARGLLNYPQVALLYEELEMTDRLVDVRHPGCGVAIADAVVADLANLAPLRRRCLSLRAGLDAQACDTLASINTWLHAGLR, from the coding sequence TTGCATCTGGCCAGCTTCGCTGGAAACATCGGCGATGTAGCAAACCATGCTGGCGCCCGCCGCATGCTCGGCGAGCATTTGGATTTCGCGTTAGAATATACTGAGCTTGAGATCCGCGAGTTCTATTGGACGAAGCGTCCGTTCGATGATGCCTTCGTCGACTACGCTAACACGTTCGATCTGCTTCTGATCGGCGGCGGAAACTATTTCGAGCTCTGGGTGGAGAGGTCGGCGACGGGGACCTCGATAGACATCTCACCTCAATGCCTCGCGCGATTGAAAGTGCCGACCCTATTCTTCGCTATCGGCGTAGACATCGGTCAGGGGTATAGCAAAGCTACGGCGCAGCGCTTCGACGACTTCATCTCCGAGGTCCTTGCCCGCAGCGATATGTTTGTATGCGTCCGCAACGATGGCTCCTCTAAAGCTTTATGCGAGGTGCTGGGAGCGGCCCGAGCACAGACTATCCCGGTTCTCCCCGACGGTGGTTTCTTTGCCGTCCCGAGTCCCGATGTGGCTGCAGAGCGGCCAGCGTCACGTCGGATCGGAATAAATATCGCCGGCGACATGCTCGAACGCAGGTTCAACGCGGAGTTGTCGGCCGGCGAGTTTCTCAAGGAACTCGCTTCCGCCTGCACCACACTTCTGGATGCCGACCCTACGCTGGGCATCGACTTGCGGGCGCACATCTGGCGCGACGTTGCCCTGCTCGCGGAGCTGATGTCGCTCTTGCCCGACCGATACCTCAGGCGCCGTATCTTCGTTGGCCAGTTGGTGCCTTCGCGCGAGGGGCTTGATGATTTCCTCGACAGTTATGGGGCTTTCGATCTGGTGCTCGGCATGCGCTTTCACGCCAACGTATGTCCGCTCGGCATGGGAGTTCCGGCGCGTGGCCTGCTCAACTATCCCCAAGTCGCGCTGCTATATGAGGAGCTGGAGATGACGGATCGTCTCGTCGATGTGCGTCATCCTGGCTGCGGGGTTGCGATCGCGGATGCCGTAGTCGCCGACCTTGCCAACTTGGCCCCTTTGCGTCGCCGGTGTCTTTCGCTTAGGGCCGGTTTGGACGCGCAGGCCTGCGACACCCTCGCGTCCATAAATACCTGGCTGCACGCTGGGTTGCGGTGA
- the hisH gene encoding imidazole glycerol phosphate synthase subunit HisH, whose translation MLAIIDYGLGNVRSVLNALEHIGAKASITRDAAVLKSADGLILPGVGAFGAGMSRLRQYGLADLITRMVGEGRPLLGICLGFQMLMRSSTEDGETEGLHLMPHPVVRLPVEARLPHYGWSQVISESREKAPALMKGLEGDWFYFVHSYGVVRPQAPMVGGITRYDGCELLALVEHGNVFGTQFHPEKSGEAGLEMLRNFVDLVR comes from the coding sequence GTGCTCGCAATAATTGACTATGGCCTAGGCAATGTTCGCAGCGTCCTGAACGCCCTTGAGCACATCGGCGCGAAAGCTTCCATCACGCGTGACGCAGCAGTTCTCAAAAGCGCCGACGGTCTCATTCTACCTGGCGTTGGCGCATTCGGCGCCGGCATGAGTCGCTTGCGGCAATACGGTCTCGCTGACTTGATCACGCGGATGGTGGGTGAGGGACGACCACTCCTCGGGATCTGCCTTGGATTTCAAATGCTGATGCGTTCGAGCACGGAGGATGGCGAGACCGAGGGGCTCCACCTGATGCCGCATCCGGTCGTAAGGTTGCCGGTCGAAGCCCGTCTGCCCCACTATGGCTGGTCGCAGGTCATCTCTGAATCACGCGAGAAGGCTCCCGCCCTCATGAAGGGACTGGAAGGAGATTGGTTCTACTTCGTGCATAGCTACGGTGTCGTTCGGCCCCAGGCGCCAATGGTTGGCGGAATTACCCGGTACGATGGTTGTGAGCTCCTTGCGCTGGTCGAGCATGGGAATGTTTTCGGCACCCAGTTCCATCCGGAGAAGAGCGGCGAGGCGGGTCTCGAGATGCTCCGCAATTTCGTGGATTTGGTGCGGTGA
- the neuC gene encoding UDP-N-acetylglucosamine 2-epimerase: protein MKKVLFLTGTRADFGKLKPLIQSCDAAGQFETAVFITGMHTLARYGYTVDEVYRTLPEHRLRDGTRSVYVYHNQVQGEPMERVLANTIEGLSRYVTEFRPDLIVIHGDRVEALAGAIVGALRNILVAHVEGGEVSGTVDELIRHAVTKMSHLHFVANNEACRRLLQLGEIAKTIHVVGSPDIDLMLSESLPDLAEVKRYYDVPFDAYGIAMFHPVTTDLEDTGRSARAMVDALLASGREHVVIYPNNDEGCELIFDAYKQLETCAAIKMLPSMRVEYFLVLLRNARYLVGNSSAGIRECPVFGIPAVNISTRQNGRADAKCIVNVAGQRDAILGAIDQIWRENTRYEPDMQFGAGNSAERFIAALRQPDFWNVSTQKTFNDI, encoded by the coding sequence ATGAAGAAAGTTCTCTTTCTGACTGGGACGCGTGCAGATTTCGGCAAGCTGAAGCCTCTCATCCAATCCTGTGATGCGGCGGGTCAGTTCGAGACTGCAGTGTTCATCACGGGAATGCATACGCTCGCCCGCTATGGCTATACCGTGGATGAAGTTTATCGCACGCTGCCCGAGCATCGGCTCCGCGACGGCACCCGCAGCGTCTACGTGTACCACAATCAAGTTCAAGGAGAGCCCATGGAACGGGTTCTCGCCAACACGATCGAGGGGCTTTCCCGCTACGTCACCGAGTTCCGGCCGGACCTGATCGTTATCCATGGCGACCGCGTGGAGGCGCTTGCAGGCGCAATCGTCGGCGCTCTGCGCAATATTCTGGTTGCGCACGTGGAAGGGGGCGAAGTGTCGGGTACGGTCGATGAACTCATCCGGCATGCGGTTACGAAAATGTCCCACCTTCACTTCGTAGCGAACAACGAGGCATGCCGGCGCCTGCTCCAGCTCGGCGAGATCGCCAAAACCATTCACGTTGTCGGCTCGCCAGACATCGATCTGATGTTGTCAGAATCGTTGCCGGATCTTGCCGAGGTCAAACGCTACTACGATGTCCCCTTTGACGCGTACGGCATCGCGATGTTCCATCCTGTCACGACCGATCTCGAAGATACCGGGCGCTCGGCGCGGGCGATGGTCGATGCACTGCTCGCGAGCGGGCGCGAGCATGTCGTCATCTACCCCAACAACGATGAGGGCTGCGAGCTCATCTTCGACGCCTACAAGCAGCTCGAGACTTGCGCGGCGATCAAAATGCTGCCGTCGATGCGGGTGGAGTATTTCCTTGTTCTGCTCCGCAACGCGCGCTATCTGGTCGGGAATTCCAGCGCGGGGATACGAGAATGTCCCGTATTCGGCATACCCGCCGTCAATATCTCGACGCGGCAAAACGGACGCGCCGACGCCAAGTGTATCGTGAACGTGGCGGGACAACGCGACGCCATACTCGGCGCGATAGACCAAATTTGGCGTGAAAACACTCGCTACGAGCCTGACATGCAATTCGGCGCCGGCAACAGCGCCGAACGTTTCATAGCAGCGCTGCGGCAGCCCGACTTCTGGAATGTCTCCACGCAAAAGACGTTCAACGATATCTGA
- the hisF gene encoding imidazole glycerol phosphate synthase subunit HisF: protein MQRLIARLDVKNGIVIKGIHLEGQRRIGAPVELAANYYAQGVDEVLFMDSVASLYGRSNLFDTITEACKQVFVPITIGGGLRSVEDVELALAAGADKVAVNSALVRTPELATQIATLYGRQCLVASIEAKRVASGWEAYISNGREPTGRDVLDWVRELERRGAGEILLTSVDQEGTQRGFDIELCEAVEKAVRIPIVASGGAGKVRHLSQLDQTVHLQGIAIASLLHYGKATVAELKSALSDAHARKWVGACSQ from the coding sequence GTGCAAAGGTTGATCGCCAGATTGGACGTGAAGAACGGGATCGTCATCAAGGGCATTCACCTTGAGGGTCAGCGCCGCATCGGTGCGCCGGTGGAGCTTGCAGCAAACTACTATGCGCAGGGCGTCGACGAGGTGCTGTTCATGGACTCGGTCGCCAGCCTATATGGGCGTAGCAATCTATTCGATACGATAACCGAAGCGTGCAAGCAGGTGTTCGTGCCGATAACCATCGGTGGTGGCCTGCGCAGCGTCGAGGACGTGGAGCTTGCGCTGGCCGCTGGTGCCGACAAAGTGGCGGTGAACAGCGCGCTCGTGCGTACGCCGGAGCTGGCGACCCAGATCGCGACGCTCTATGGCCGCCAGTGCCTAGTGGCGTCCATAGAGGCTAAGCGCGTCGCGAGCGGCTGGGAAGCCTACATCAGCAACGGTCGTGAGCCGACTGGTCGTGACGTTCTTGATTGGGTTCGCGAGCTTGAGCGGCGGGGAGCGGGCGAGATTCTGCTGACGTCGGTTGATCAAGAAGGAACGCAGCGCGGCTTTGATATCGAGCTCTGCGAGGCTGTTGAGAAAGCCGTACGCATTCCTATTGTTGCCTCGGGAGGAGCGGGCAAGGTGCGGCATCTGTCACAGCTTGATCAGACGGTGCACCTGCAGGGCATCGCGATCGCGTCTTTGCTGCACTATGGAAAGGCCACGGTGGCGGAGCTGAAGTCGGCCCTCTCGGACGCTCACGCGAGGAAGTGGGTTGGTGCGTGCTCGCAATAA
- a CDS encoding glycosyltransferase family protein, with product MEVLFFTPHAALWPHTAPEAYLARALAEYGHEIRYLSCGKAQSYCSVMTARRIPAGGAAETRHRVCSDCTAAAAAIARVYRFPLDMLIDFISAEERAACEATAARAVAARSLDTTSMGLNIGRIALYEFTLTHKKMSTDLTETQWEEYGIILANALVSLTAFAAHLRKHRPQAIVAFSPQYSNINSCMQHAIKQGVRVLFIESGTNLSHRLGTMRVWDWKVHKLVNPALTYWGSSSDNPLTAEAAASVTGHFRQLLTGSHFAVFSAPYAGTRGIRERWGIKPGQRVLLLTLSSYDEAYAALLIGAFPEQKVFSDVFRTQADWLRATIQWAASRPDLFVVIRVHPRDFPNKRESFRSEQSYMLEDLLADTPSNVHVNWPGENVSLYELLEDTDAVLTGWSVTAMEALVLGIPVVTYDARLPSYPPDIMYTGRSADEYFDNIDRALSDGWRLENAVNGFRWLGYNFVTCTTPVSQTFGRQESRQISYIGRLWMRIKGRFPQLDNSIDLLNWRDALPGAQFVSDMLERGYDALPPAKRARLGNPATTDDLATVMAGLKELHDMLNASAPLPDDKPGLSRNIRRALANNGVAP from the coding sequence GTGGAAGTACTGTTCTTCACACCACATGCGGCGTTGTGGCCGCACACGGCACCCGAAGCCTACCTGGCGCGAGCGCTTGCCGAATACGGTCACGAGATCCGCTATCTATCGTGCGGAAAAGCCCAATCATACTGTTCGGTGATGACAGCGCGACGCATTCCAGCGGGTGGTGCGGCCGAAACGCGGCATCGCGTGTGCTCGGATTGCACGGCGGCCGCGGCCGCTATTGCGAGAGTCTATAGATTTCCTCTCGATATGTTGATCGACTTCATAAGCGCCGAGGAGCGCGCCGCCTGTGAAGCGACAGCGGCGAGGGCAGTGGCGGCGAGATCGCTCGATACCACCTCGATGGGACTGAACATCGGGCGCATCGCACTTTACGAGTTCACTCTGACGCACAAGAAGATGTCCACCGACCTCACCGAGACTCAATGGGAGGAGTACGGAATCATCTTAGCCAACGCGCTCGTCTCGCTCACAGCCTTTGCCGCGCATTTGCGTAAGCATCGGCCGCAAGCGATTGTCGCGTTCAGTCCGCAATATTCGAATATCAATTCCTGCATGCAGCACGCTATCAAGCAGGGCGTGCGTGTGCTGTTCATAGAGAGCGGCACCAATCTGAGCCACCGGCTCGGCACTATGCGTGTATGGGACTGGAAGGTTCACAAGCTGGTCAATCCCGCCCTCACTTACTGGGGCTCGAGCAGCGACAATCCGCTGACGGCAGAAGCCGCTGCAAGCGTCACCGGTCATTTCAGGCAATTGCTCACCGGCTCGCATTTCGCCGTGTTCTCGGCGCCCTATGCTGGCACGAGAGGAATACGCGAACGCTGGGGCATCAAGCCGGGACAACGCGTTCTGTTGCTAACGCTCTCCAGCTACGACGAGGCTTACGCTGCGCTCTTGATCGGCGCTTTTCCGGAGCAGAAGGTTTTTAGCGACGTCTTCCGCACACAGGCCGACTGGTTGCGTGCGACGATCCAATGGGCGGCTTCACGCCCCGATCTTTTTGTCGTGATTAGGGTGCACCCACGCGACTTTCCCAACAAGCGGGAAAGTTTTCGGTCTGAGCAATCATACATGCTGGAGGATTTGCTGGCCGACACGCCATCAAACGTGCACGTCAACTGGCCCGGTGAGAACGTCTCTCTATACGAGTTGCTGGAAGACACGGACGCTGTTCTTACGGGCTGGTCTGTCACGGCGATGGAGGCACTGGTGCTTGGGATCCCCGTCGTCACCTATGACGCGAGGCTCCCCTCGTATCCTCCCGATATCATGTACACCGGTCGCAGTGCAGACGAGTATTTCGATAACATCGACCGCGCTTTGTCCGACGGTTGGCGGCTCGAGAATGCAGTGAACGGGTTCCGTTGGCTCGGATACAATTTCGTTACCTGCACGACGCCGGTATCGCAAACATTCGGACGACAGGAGAGTCGCCAAATCTCCTATATCGGACGCCTGTGGATGCGGATAAAAGGGCGCTTTCCGCAGCTGGATAATAGCATCGATCTGCTCAACTGGCGTGACGCTCTGCCGGGTGCGCAGTTTGTCTCGGATATGCTAGAGCGCGGCTATGACGCGCTCCCACCTGCAAAGCGGGCACGTCTGGGTAATCCCGCAACGACGGATGACCTTGCGACAGTGATGGCGGGTCTCAAAGAGCTCCATGACATGTTGAACGCCTCCGCCCCGCTGCCTGACGACAAACCGGGTCTATCACGCAACATTCGTCGCGCGCTTGCGAACAATGGCGTTGCCCCATGA
- a CDS encoding N-acetyl sugar amidotransferase — MTQEALFGLPRDVVFCKKCVISNQRPSSTVEFSSDKDDKKRTIAFADGLCSACAYAQEKECNIDWAEREKKLMALLARFRRNDGRYDVIVPGSGGKDSAYTAHVLKYKFGMNPLTVTWAPHMYTEIGWRNFNNWMHVGGLDNVLYTPNGRLHRHLTGLAFRNLLHPFQPFIIGQRIIGPAMGAKFGVPLVMYGENQAEYGNKVDDNKLPTMDPAFFSAGDALDMKFGGVAMRDIIAGGDYTLGDFMPYIPPARETLEKAGTEVHYLGYYLKWDPQECYYYAVEHTGFQANLERTEGSYSKYSSIDDRIDPFHYYTTLIKFGLGRATYDAAQEIRNGKITREEGVNLVHKFDQEFPKKYFEEFLEYVDISEQDFWATVDRFRSPHLWEQDGNKWRLRHQVS, encoded by the coding sequence GTGACGCAAGAAGCCTTATTCGGGCTGCCGCGTGATGTGGTCTTTTGCAAGAAATGCGTCATCTCGAACCAGAGACCGAGCTCGACTGTCGAGTTCAGCAGCGACAAGGACGATAAAAAACGAACGATCGCATTCGCAGACGGGCTCTGTTCGGCCTGTGCCTACGCCCAGGAGAAGGAGTGCAATATCGACTGGGCAGAGCGCGAAAAGAAGCTCATGGCCTTATTGGCGCGGTTTAGGCGCAATGATGGCCGCTATGATGTGATTGTGCCCGGAAGCGGCGGCAAAGATAGCGCCTACACGGCACATGTCCTCAAATACAAGTTTGGTATGAACCCGCTCACGGTGACTTGGGCGCCGCACATGTATACCGAGATCGGGTGGAGGAATTTCAATAATTGGATGCATGTGGGCGGACTCGATAACGTCCTCTACACGCCGAACGGACGGCTCCACCGCCACTTGACGGGGCTCGCGTTCAGGAACCTCTTGCATCCCTTCCAGCCATTCATCATTGGCCAGCGCATTATCGGTCCCGCGATGGGCGCGAAGTTCGGTGTGCCGCTGGTGATGTACGGTGAGAATCAAGCCGAATACGGAAACAAGGTCGACGACAATAAGCTGCCGACCATGGACCCGGCTTTCTTCTCGGCCGGAGACGCGCTCGATATGAAATTCGGTGGGGTCGCCATGCGCGACATCATCGCTGGCGGCGACTACACGCTCGGTGATTTCATGCCCTACATCCCACCGGCGCGAGAGACGTTGGAGAAAGCCGGCACCGAGGTCCACTACCTAGGCTACTACCTCAAGTGGGACCCGCAGGAATGCTACTACTACGCCGTGGAGCATACGGGATTTCAGGCCAATCTCGAGCGCACCGAAGGTAGCTACTCGAAGTACAGCAGCATCGATGACCGGATAGATCCGTTTCACTACTATACGACACTCATCAAGTTCGGACTCGGCCGCGCGACCTATGACGCGGCACAGGAAATCCGCAACGGCAAGATCACGCGGGAGGAAGGGGTCAACCTCGTACACAAGTTCGACCAGGAGTTTCCCAAGAAGTACTTCGAGGAGTTCCTCGAATACGTCGACATCTCCGAGCAGGATTTCTGGGCGACCGTCGATCGATTCCGTTCCCCCCATCTTTGGGAGCAGGATGGCAACAAGTGGCGCCTCAGGCACCAAGTGAGCTGA
- a CDS encoding N-acetylneuraminate synthase family protein, with the protein MPEIEVNGRKIGASHPPLVIAEIGINHEGSFDKAVRMVDDALAAGCECVKFQYHVVEDEMIPNDVVPGNATESIWDIMVRCALSREEERRLKDYVEQRGLIYLSTPFSRAAANELETLGVAWYKIGSGECNNYPLIRHVAGFGKPVVISTGMNDLNSIGHSVEILRAAGVPFGLLHCTSMYPTPYDKVRLGAIAELAAAFPDAVLGLSDHSLGPYTCFGAVALGASIVEKHFTSSFDWPGPDIPISVDPLQLSELVKGSRAIHAALGGNKQILPEEQPTIDFAYACVVTTRSVSAGEVFSADNIWVKRPGTGEIKALDYETVLGRAAVRNLPANAQVSWGDTEVADAGK; encoded by the coding sequence ATGCCCGAGATTGAAGTCAATGGACGCAAGATTGGCGCTTCACACCCGCCGCTGGTGATCGCGGAAATCGGCATCAACCACGAAGGCAGCTTCGACAAGGCTGTCCGCATGGTGGATGACGCGCTGGCGGCCGGGTGCGAATGTGTGAAGTTCCAGTATCACGTGGTCGAAGACGAGATGATTCCCAACGACGTCGTGCCGGGTAACGCGACCGAGTCTATCTGGGACATCATGGTGCGCTGTGCGCTTTCGCGGGAAGAAGAGCGCAGGCTCAAGGACTATGTCGAACAGCGCGGACTGATCTATCTGAGCACCCCATTCTCACGCGCTGCCGCCAACGAGCTCGAGACGTTAGGTGTCGCATGGTACAAAATCGGCTCCGGCGAGTGTAACAACTATCCGCTCATTCGCCACGTTGCCGGCTTTGGCAAGCCGGTCGTGATCAGCACGGGCATGAACGACCTCAATTCAATTGGCCATTCAGTCGAAATATTGCGCGCCGCGGGCGTCCCGTTTGGTCTGCTCCACTGCACGTCGATGTATCCGACGCCCTATGACAAAGTGCGGCTCGGCGCCATCGCCGAATTGGCAGCAGCTTTCCCCGATGCGGTGCTCGGCCTCTCTGACCATTCGCTCGGCCCCTACACCTGCTTTGGCGCCGTGGCTCTTGGCGCGTCGATCGTCGAGAAGCACTTCACGTCAAGCTTTGACTGGCCGGGTCCAGACATTCCGATTTCCGTTGATCCGCTTCAGCTTTCAGAATTGGTCAAGGGGTCGAGAGCGATCCACGCCGCACTTGGTGGCAACAAGCAAATCCTGCCTGAGGAACAGCCCACCATCGATTTCGCTTACGCTTGTGTCGTCACCACCCGCTCCGTGTCTGCGGGCGAAGTTTTCAGTGCGGACAATATCTGGGTGAAGCGTCCCGGCACCGGCGAGATTAAGGCGTTGGATTATGAGACCGTGCTTGGACGCGCGGCGGTGCGCAACTTGCCAGCAAACGCTCAGGTGTCGTGGGGCGACACGGAAGTCGCCGACGCAGGCAAATGA
- a CDS encoding acylneuraminate cytidylyltransferase family protein, whose translation MTADGHTGKGYLAIVTARAGSKRLPGKNVRDLCGKPLFVWSVASALDCPEIARVIVTTDSREYQSIAREAGADCPWLRDAALAADSSTSADVVRDVLDRLGAESATYKGLVLLQPTSPLRTAADISAAIALRESHGASAVVSVSEAECPPAWVGRIPENLCMDGFRSSAPAGNAGGGTWWRLNGAVYVIGIADFLSAHDFMPQGTLAYQMPRERSVDVDTEFDLELARLLMSRNRRGS comes from the coding sequence GTGACGGCTGACGGACATACAGGCAAGGGCTATCTGGCGATCGTGACCGCGCGGGCCGGCAGCAAACGCCTGCCGGGAAAAAATGTCAGGGATCTGTGCGGCAAGCCGCTCTTCGTATGGTCTGTGGCGTCAGCATTGGATTGTCCCGAGATTGCACGGGTCATCGTGACCACCGACTCCCGGGAATATCAGAGCATCGCCCGCGAGGCGGGCGCGGATTGCCCGTGGCTACGCGATGCGGCTCTGGCGGCCGACAGCAGTACAAGTGCGGATGTGGTGCGTGATGTGCTGGACCGGCTCGGTGCCGAATCGGCCACCTACAAAGGTCTCGTTCTCTTACAGCCGACTTCCCCATTGCGGACCGCCGCCGATATTTCGGCCGCGATAGCCTTGCGAGAGTCGCACGGCGCATCGGCGGTCGTGTCAGTCAGTGAAGCTGAATGTCCACCCGCCTGGGTGGGACGGATCCCGGAAAACCTATGCATGGACGGATTTCGGAGTTCCGCCCCCGCTGGAAACGCAGGCGGCGGGACGTGGTGGCGGCTAAACGGTGCCGTCTATGTCATCGGCATTGCCGATTTCCTAAGTGCGCACGATTTCATGCCGCAAGGCACATTGGCTTACCAGATGCCGCGCGAGCGTTCCGTTGATGTCGATACCGAGTTCGATCTTGAACTCGCTCGGCTTCTGATGAGCAGAAATAGACGCGGGTCGTAA
- a CDS encoding ABC transporter ATP-binding protein produces the protein MLLVLMIASTFAEVLSIGAVLPFLSVLVKPQMVFNHPAAQPVISALEITEPRGLLLPITAFFCIVVVGATVTRLALMLAQTRFGAALATDFSIAAYNRTLFQPYATHVSKNSSEVIAGVNKAGHLGEALVTPCLVILSSSFLLATILALLVWAQPIVAISAFGGFGLIYAGITLLARHRLAAEGQVINRESGRMIKALQEGLGGIRDVLIDGSQHVYTGLFRGSVAPLHHSSANILIISQSPRYAVEGLGVVLVAIITFFLASRGEGFYDAIPILGGLVVGAQRMLPAIQQAYSSFTFLRGRLPLTADALSVLEQPLPAFAQQPPPAPIPFKRTIRLDGLRFRYTIERPWVLDGLDLTIKRGEMVGFVGVTGAGKSTLIDIIMGLLEPTEGSLLVDGERISTDNQRAWQAHISHVPQAIYLADGTIAENIAFGVLPHEIDFGRVKVAARMAQIADTIEAWDSKYDTAVGERGVRLSGGQRQRIGIARALYKRADVIILDEATSALDNETEQSVMAAIDGFGAEVTIIMIAHRLTSLRNCDRLVELANGRIERIGSYSEIVENAVAISGH, from the coding sequence ATGCTTCTTGTTCTCATGATCGCGTCCACCTTCGCAGAGGTTCTGAGCATCGGCGCCGTGCTGCCGTTTCTGAGCGTTCTGGTCAAGCCGCAAATGGTCTTCAACCACCCAGCGGCCCAACCCGTGATCAGCGCTCTTGAAATCACCGAGCCGAGGGGCCTACTGCTCCCGATCACGGCATTTTTCTGCATCGTTGTAGTTGGGGCGACCGTAACGCGGCTCGCGCTCATGCTGGCGCAGACCCGTTTTGGCGCCGCGCTCGCCACCGATTTCAGTATTGCAGCTTACAATCGAACGCTTTTTCAGCCCTACGCGACCCACGTTTCCAAGAACAGCAGCGAAGTCATTGCGGGCGTGAACAAGGCCGGTCACCTTGGCGAGGCGCTTGTCACGCCGTGCCTTGTCATCCTGAGTTCGAGCTTCCTGTTGGCGACCATCCTGGCGTTGCTCGTATGGGCCCAGCCGATCGTGGCGATCAGCGCATTTGGGGGATTTGGCCTGATCTATGCCGGAATAACCTTATTGGCGCGTCATCGTTTGGCGGCCGAGGGTCAGGTCATCAATCGCGAGTCGGGCCGCATGATAAAGGCGCTGCAGGAAGGGCTGGGAGGGATTCGCGACGTTCTCATTGATGGAAGCCAACACGTCTATACCGGTCTTTTTCGCGGCTCGGTCGCTCCCCTCCATCACTCCAGCGCAAATATCCTGATCATCAGCCAGAGCCCGCGCTACGCCGTCGAAGGATTAGGCGTCGTGTTGGTGGCCATCATCACTTTCTTTCTGGCCAGTAGAGGCGAGGGATTCTACGACGCGATTCCGATCCTGGGAGGGCTGGTCGTGGGCGCACAGCGTATGCTGCCGGCTATCCAGCAAGCATATTCCTCCTTTACGTTCCTTCGGGGCCGGCTCCCGCTGACCGCTGATGCGCTGAGCGTACTGGAGCAGCCACTTCCCGCCTTTGCTCAACAGCCTCCGCCGGCACCCATTCCGTTCAAGCGGACAATCAGGCTGGATGGTCTGAGGTTCCGCTACACGATAGAAAGACCATGGGTCTTGGATGGTCTTGATCTTACAATCAAAAGGGGGGAGATGGTGGGGTTCGTGGGGGTCACGGGCGCGGGAAAAAGCACTCTTATTGACATCATCATGGGCCTGCTCGAACCAACGGAAGGATCGCTGCTAGTCGACGGCGAACGTATCTCAACTGACAATCAGCGTGCGTGGCAAGCACATATTTCGCACGTGCCACAAGCCATCTACTTGGCGGACGGGACAATCGCTGAGAACATTGCATTCGGCGTGTTGCCGCATGAAATTGACTTCGGGCGCGTCAAGGTCGCTGCGCGTATGGCGCAGATAGCCGACACGATTGAGGCCTGGGACTCTAAGTACGACACCGCCGTCGGCGAACGGGGTGTCCGCCTCTCGGGCGGACAGCGTCAGCGGATAGGCATAGCGCGCGCACTCTACAAGCGTGCCGATGTCATCATCCTCGACGAGGCCACCAGCGCGCTCGATAACGAAACGGAGCAGTCAGTCATGGCGGCCATAGATGGGTTTGGCGCTGAGGTTACGATTATCATGATTGCCCACCGTTTGACCTCACTCAGGAATTGCGATCGCTTGGTCGAGCTTGCGAATGGAAGGATCGAGCGCATCGGAAGCTACAGCGAGATTGTGGAGAACGCTGTCGCTATTTCCGGGCATTGA